The window GCTACCAGAATGAGGCAGAGTGGAGCAGGGAAAGGGATCCAGATGGACATCAGAGATATGTGGATTCAGATCTTGACTGGGTGGTTTGAAGCCAGTTGTAGGATACCTTGGATGTCCCATATGCTCACCTGGGAATTTGGGAAAGTGGTATATATTTTTACAGTTATTATTAGGAGTTAATAAACTAGATAATATACAGAAAAGCATCATACAGCAAGTCAGTTTCCCCATCCAAGGCTTCCAAAAATGTGGACACTTTGTAAGTAGACTGGATCCCCAATATGAAGGAATCAGAGGGGATTTTCCTGTGGCAGATTCACCATTGGACTTCTTGTCTGAAGTTTGAATTTCAAGCAATTACACTTGTGGCTTCGAAACAAAGCATGAACTATTATTAAtcagctccctgcccccactgaGTGGTGTGAAGTTGCAGACCAATGGAAGAAATGGGCCCAATCTTAATGAAGAGCAGAGTAGCAACCTACAAACTGGTGCCTTTCGTTCCCAACACAGACTAAGCATCAGTCTCGAACAGAGGGGAAATAGGACAAAATGGCCAGTCGATTCTTCatctggcttaatttttttttaactgagaaattATAAATTCTCAGATTAGAGACACCTAACAAAAGTATTTTGGATGGGTACTATGTGTCAAGCAACCACAAAAGTAAGGGATGGTCTAATGGGGagataaatgtgtaaataaacaGGCCATtcagtgttttaaagatttcaggGTCACAATACAAAATACTATGGCAGATGAATTAATAGTAActtgagggatgtctgggtggctcagcgattgaatgtctgccttcagctcagtgcgtgatcctggagaccagggatcgagtcccacatcaggctccctatatggagcctacttctccctctgcctgtgtctctgcctctctctctgtgtctgtcgtgaataaataaaatcttaaaagaaatagtaACTTGAGCCACTAAATCTTGTGAAGTTGGATTTGACCTCCTAGAAGTATGTCACCTACCACATGAACACCAGTAATGCACCAGCCCGTGTTGTACTTCCTTTCAAGCATTAATTAACCCATGTTTACCATTTATCAGGAACTACTCATTACCTCATTACAGAGGATGAGAAGATTTGGATATGTTTATGCTGGAGAGCACTAAGGGGGCGTAACCTGTCCCAGCAATAATGAGTAAGAAGCCTGTTGACTAACGAGGGTTTGACCGGCGCACCTAAGGAATATGTGAAGACACTTATGAATCATTCACCTTCCCATTTCAGCTGCAGACAGAGGAAACTTTATCCTTCCACACAACATTTAGAAACACGTTTCTCGTTATATCCAAGATGCCAAAAGTAATTAAATGTCAGCTAATTTTGACTCTGTTTCCATTTGATCAGCCATGGATTGTTTCAAAACTTTGTCAAGTCATTCCTGGATTTATCCTACTGTGATCCTGTGcttatttggatttttctccaTGATGAGACCCTCAGAACCCTTCCTTATCCCGTATTTATCTGGACCAGATAAAAACCTGACCAGCTCAGAGGTAAATTAATATACATCCATACATATCTTAACATGGTTTAATTTTACAGGATTTGAACAAGATGTGGGGTTAGGGCTTCATCACACTTGAGATATTAACGCACTAACCTTGGTGATCCATTTTCATAGTATTTGTCATTTAATACAATGATTCAAACTAGTCTTCCCTCCTCACACTTGTAAAAATGGGAAACCTCAGCATATTAAAGTCCAatacatattttaacttttatggaGCTCTACCATTAGTCTTAACACAAGGTAATTTTCAGGGCTCCATCGATTCTGTTATACTAACGTAATCCTAACGTAAAATCTCTGCCAGGCACAGGGTCTAGTCCTAATAAACTTTTAGATGACTGAGGTATAAGCAGGATCTGATAAAGAACCACATCATTTTTTTAGAACACTTACTCAGTTGTGAAAAACTGTTTACCAGCCAGTGAGACTTAACAGCTTTATCTCTCAGCTCTATCTTCCCCTGAAGGCCAAATTGTCTTAAAAGATCCACctccttttttaataataagtgcAACAAGAAAAGGCACTCACCCACCTGGAGAATTACCCTGCTCTGGTTTTATAATCTCCAGCCATAGCCACGAAGACACTACAGAGTGTGTGCCTTCACCTAGAAGGCTAAGCGATGCTAGTTAATTTGGTGATGAGGTGCTACGGACAGAAAAGCAAGCGTGTTGTGTGGTGATGTAAAATCACTTTGCGACAActctgtttccaatttttttccagaTGGAAGCCGATCACAATCGAGACAAAACAAAGGACAAATACAGGTCCTAAATCAGCCAGTGAACCAACTGGGGTCTGCTTCTGTGACCACTATAGACCAGTTTGCTTACCTATGCCCAGAGGTGCCACTCAGTCCCACTAGCCTTTGCAATCACTCTGCTGTCTACAGCAGTGGCACAGAACAGAACAAATGCAGGTGTGGTGTGACAGTGCTGCCACTGCACCCATCCTGCCCCAGAGATCAACCCCTTCGGTCCTTCCTTCCTAGGAATGATCACTGcggtcctttgcatttctgacGATAGCCATGAGATACCCACATCAAATGAGGACAGAATTGAGTAAGCAGAGGTTAACCAGTAGAATTGGGAGGGGAAAAGCTTTGGGAGATTTGGCCAGGAAGATAATGCAATGCATGACTTGTTCCCACTTTGCAATTTTGCAaggttctttattcttttctgtccTCACATGTGTTCATTAGACTGTGGACATTTCTGACATGGTGATGGATCAAATAAACATAAAGTTTGTTGGAGTCTTCTAACATTGTAGCCCCTTTGTCTAATGTTAAAATCTTTGAACAAAAGaggaatggtattttttttaagagactaaaAACCGCAGGAGTGTCTGTTGAATAATTTTTAACTACTTTAACTCAAATGTACATACTATTTAGCTTTAAGAGAGTTCAGATTGCACATTAAGCAAATATATTCTTCTGTTGGGAtgcatataaatttataaattggttttattttgaagaagGGGGAGGACctcttttttccttgaaaatccattttcttggggcccctggatggctcagtcagttgagtgtctgccttcaacccaggtcatgatctcagggtcctgggatcgagtgccgtgttgggctgtctgctcagcagggagtatgcttcttcctctccctctccctctgtgtgctgtctcaaataaataaataatcttaagaaagaagaaagaaagaaagaaagaaagaaagaaagaaagaaagaaagaaagaaaagaaagaaagaaagaaaatcagttttcACTTATGCTTTTCCATAATATGAAGAATATCTTATCCAATTGGATGCAGAGTTTGATATTGGGCAAGCCACCTACACCTTAGTAATGTACTACGTAAAAAGGTATCTCTTTCACCTCCTGGTGCTTCATGGTCACATGATCCATTTTTCAACCTCACAGATCACAAACGAGATCTTACCAATTTGGACATACTCTTATCTGGTGCTGCTGCTCCCCGTGTTCATCCTCACTGACTATGTCCGCTACAAGCCAGTCATCATCCTGCAAGGGATCAGCTTCATCATCACCTGGCTGCTGCTCTTGTTTGGCCAGGGAGTGAAGACCATGCAGGTTGTAGAGTTCTTCTATGGGATGGTGACTGCCACCGAGGTGGCCTACTATGCCTACATTTACAGCGTAGTCAGCCCAGAGCACTACCAGAAAGTGAGTGGCTACTGCAGGAGCATCACACTGGTGGCCTACACAGTGGCCTCCGTGCTGGCCCAGCTCCTGGTGTCCCTGGCCAACATATCGTACTTTTATCTCAATGTCATATCATTGGCCTCTGTCTGTGTggcctttcttttttcacttttcctacCAATGCCTAAGAAGAGCATGTTTTTTCATGCAAAACCCAACAAAGAGGTACAGAAGCCATCAAACAAAAATACAGAGTCAGATGAACCTTCCAAAGTTACCACACAAGATGGCGAAGAGATACCCACTTCAGAAATACCTACCATTTCAGGGAACCTGGATGGTGCTCCGGTGATTAGCCCAATGCCTAAAAATTTGATTTTGAGTGTTTTTGTGCAGTGGTTCCAAGATTTGAAGGAATGCTACTCCTCAAAGCATCTTTTTTACTGGTCCCTCTGGTGGGCCTTCTCTACAGCAGGTTTTAACCAAATTTTGAACTATGTTCAAATCCTGTGGGATTACAAGGCACCATCCCACAGTTCTTTTATCTATAATGGGGCAGTAGAAGCTATTGCAACCTTTGGAGGTAAGCAAACATTGATTTATCTTCCCTTGATGGGCTACCCCCAttatgtttttgtctttgttgctAAACTCCATGGTGGTAAGCTAATTCTGTAAGAAGGCATattaacctttatttttaatggaaggcactggaagaaagaaaaagaggaccaTGACATTTGTATGTAATGTGGTAGAGTTATGGCAAGTAACTCAAGAGCTCTGGATTAAGCACCAAATGATTAAATTTTAGGCAAACTCCTAAGATTCCAATTCATCATTAGGAAAggggtcgggatccctgggtggcgcagcagtttagcgcctgcctttggcccagggcgcgatcctggagacccgggatcgaatcccacgtcgggctcccggtgcatggagcctgcttctccctctgcctatgtctctgcctctctctctctctctgtgactatcataaataaataaaaattaaaaaaaaaaaggaaaggggttAATAATACCCCTTCTTCTTTCAGGttgtttttttatatacaaagaaaaatactcaCCTTATATATAAGTAAggagttttcattattttagtaaaatagaTTGAACCCTCAAGCCTTCCAGATTACCACTAGAAGATTTGATTTAACTAGTGCCGACCATTAGCAATCTTAGGTTCTAcactaaaaagttttaaaatggggggatccctgggtggctcagcggtttagcccctgccttcagcccagggcaagatcctagagtcctgggatcgagtcccacatcaggctccctgcatggagcctgcttctccctctgcctgtgtctctgtctctgtctctgtctctctctctctctctctctcgaataaataaataaaatctttaaaaaaaagttctaaaaaaaagctttcttaagAGATTTAAGTGAGATGTGGAATGTATGCAAGAGTCAGGATTCTAATACCAGAAGGAAATCTGCCTTTGAAGTTTActctacaataaatatttatatcctgGTAAGTGGAAACTTAAATTCAACTGagactttaaagatattttctaggAAGTAGGAGATTTCCACACCCTCATTtacaaaaaattcagaaaactcaAGGGGCGTCCATTCCCTTATTGTCTGTCTTTTGGGAGGCTTCACCTTTACTCCTGCACACCAGGACTGCTCTGGACTTGGTTCActgaaattatgaaattatttcttctaCATTCCAAATTCTGGGAGGGTGGGGTGAAAGAATGGTATTTCCTTTGTAGCACTGGTTCTTTCCTGGATCACACATGGAAAAGTTCATCAAACATCAGTAACTTGAAACATAAGTaccttttattttgctaaaaagAACTATAAATGCTAACCCTAATGACTGCCAATTATTCAGTCTCTTAAACTCTGTAAGTCAATATTGAGTTCACTGAAAACCTCAAGTAAATGGGTTAGATCTCAAAGACACTGAGATGGACACCAGAAGTTTAAGATTACTAATAAAGACTAAAATTTTCTATCCAGGGCAACATATCTGTTACCTATTGAAAAAAACTACGATAAACAACCAATGAGAAAGGCAAGTAGGGACGGGCCAGGTATACTATCAGAGCAGCCCTTTCACTCTTCTCTATTCCTGCTCCTCACATGTTGTAGCAAGTGACTGGGTTTATGGATCGTTTCTCCCCACGCTGCTGTGGTAAAGAACTTTCGGGCCTCTCCACATGGCACAGTGCATGGCATGTAATGGATATTAATTAAAAGCGTGGCAACTACCTGATTGAAAGAGgaggaggcaaagagagaagccaaCAGAAAACATGGttgagaaaaagataaatccaCATGCTATTTTTGTGAAATCCATACATTCATCATGTACATTTGCCTAAGACTTGACTTTTTAAAGAGAGCacggcaaaaaataaataaataaataaataaataaataaataagagtaaataGAGTACGGTGGCATATCCCATGTGCACAGTCAATGTGTTGGATCTCCCTTAATGTTTCTTTCTCAGGGGCCGTGACTGCCTTTGCAGTGGGCTATGTGAAAGTCAACTGGGATCTTCTGGGAGAGTTGGCTCTAGCGATCTTCTCCATCATCAATGCaggctctctgtttctcatgcaTTACACAACTGACATCTGGGCATGCTATGCTGGCTACCTGATATTCAAGTCCAGCTATATGCTTCTTATAACCATAGCAGTGTAAGTATTACCAATCATTTCTCTCCACTCCTAAACCCACACCATGTTCTCTCTTCTGTAGCATTTCTGTAGTTCTTTGCAGAACTTCAGAAGTATTTTCATCAATAGCAATATTAAATGTTGGCTACATATTAAATTGGGCACAATGAAGCCATGTTTTCATTTAACTATTTGCCCTCTGAATGTTGCTGAGATaagtcatcagaaaaaaaaagttctatgggTTCATGAACCAAAAGCAAAGATACACTGTCgggttgtgatttttatttcaagttttttgcCATAACGAGGCAGGGTGCAATCTGCTTCTGAATGATTACGTTTAGGTTTCATCACTAATTTCATTTAGTTGTTTGTGTAATTCCAGACATATACATTTGTGTGAAGCAAAACAGACTCAGCGGGTTATAAAAACTTGGATATTGAAAAAAGTGGATGCAACGATTACAAGAAACTAGCTCAGAAATCAgtttttaacaatgaaaaatgttttgtttcataTAGAAGTGCAGAGAAAGCTGACTACAGGAAATGTGCTTTGATATTAATcaaaagagataagaaatatttgaatttcaaatcaCATGAAAGAAATAGAGCCAGAAGCTTTATTAAGTTCTGAGGTTTAATGTGTGAAAAATGTTTGATAAGGAATCGACAAACCACAGAAATATGAGCAGCTTGGGAAAAGATCATGAAAGAGAATAAGGTTGTTTACCTTTTTTAGTGGAAATATGTCAGTTTAACAAATCAAACTCATGTCtcttaagtttcttctttttaattcaagGACATTGTTAAGGTAGGATTACATTACTTCTTCTCATTTTAAGAATCTTCAGAACCAAAAGCCTTTTACCCTTGTTCCACAGAACAGCTCTAGATAACATACATTTGCCAGTCATTCATTAGTTATAAGGTGTCAAAACCTATGtaattattagaataaattatttatagattCACTCAATTATACAACCAATCATGATCTGgatcttcctaaaaataaataactcaccCACCAAAATTTGAAACTGTTGATACAATTGACAGTAAAAAGAATAACTCTCCAAATGATTCCACGAATTGGACATTGCttgcattttcataaaaattcacTGTGAAAGAGTATCTATAATCAGAAACCATCAAATATTCTCAGGTTATGAAGACTCAGAACATTTAGGTTCAATTTCTGGAAGCATTAAATTGAAGAGGAGAAATTGTGCCATATTTCCTTTAACTGGTGTTTTCATTCAGCCTTCaactgtattgtatttttttaattccctttctTTGCTCTGCCTGTTTGTCTAAACTGGAAGAGATTTAGACAAAAAGGGCTGATAGCAAGACACTGCTTTGAtctccatttcttattttctgtcttttaaggGTAAGGATCCCatgtatattttgttaaagaatGTAATTCAACATTTAATGATAGATTTCAGATCGCGGTTAATCTGAGTGTGGAACGCTATGCCTTGGTGTTTGGAATGAACACCTTCATGGCCCTGGTGATCCAGACCATTATGACAGTGATCGTAGTAGATCAGAAAGGACTCAACCTGCCAATCAACATTCAGGTAAGTAGTTTCCTACTCAGGCAGTTGGGGGAATGTGGAATAACTAGGTAATCTGAAAGGTTTTTTCAACCTCACCACAAGCAGTATTTAATTTCTTGAATTGCTTAGTtgagcaaaattttaaataagcaatTCCTTCCTTATCATATCGTAACACACCAAGTAGGTTTTCAGCAATAACCATACTCCATAACATTTGCCGGTGGCTACTAACATGTCATCAATGCCACTCTGGCCATTGTGTCCCCTCTAtgtctgctcttcctcctgccatCATATTCGTTCCAAGGTTTAGGGGATTTGACTAGAAGTGGTACATGACTGCAGAGCTCAACTCCTTTTCCCTACTCCACTGAGGACCTTGAAATAACCCCATTTAACATTTTACATATGGATCTGGGAAAGGAGGGGATAGTTATGTAAGAAGTAACCTCATTATCTAAAATTCATTCCTAGCATTCACTAAATTCATTCACTATCCTGTAGACATAAACACACGGATCAGTGGAATTTAGTGTTTTTTTCACTATTGTTGGTGTTAGCTAGGGTGTGAACCCAAGCAACCTTGGCTCTAGAGCCCACATTCTTAGTTACtgaatttcttacatttttatagcTGATTCTTCTAAGATAGAAGAAGAAAGTATTGTGCATATCCTGGGTCTTAGTTATCCCATAATCCAAGCAAATCATTATCATCACTGTGTATTATCAGTGACATAGTCATATTTTATGTGTGTCTAATTAcctctgtgtgtttttctctagtttttagtTTATGGGAGTTATTTTGCAGTTATTGCTGGCATTTTTCTAATGAGAAGCATGTACATCATCTACTCAACCAAATGCCAAAAGCAAGCACAGAGACCAGCTACAAGTCAGAATCCAGATGAGCCCCACCCAGAGGGGCTAAGGAATGTCATTACAGGAACAAAGCTCTAACCTTATGGCAGCCACTGCATCCATTGGGCAAGGATCCTCCTGGTCATAAAGTTACTGAGTTCCACAAATTGGTACACTTCCTAAGTCTGGTTTTCAACAAACCTTttcaaaaccacaacaaaatcTCAGTTTTAGACTGGCTACTATGTGTCCATCTGTATGCAGTCAACAAGGCCCATCATCTCGATCAAATAGCTTGTGTTGGGGACCCCAGTGAGTAGCAAGAACTGAGAAATTCTGGTTTTGATTACTCACTAGGACATACAAATGGCATGGAAATAAACTATGAGAAAACACCAGTCTTCCTGGAGTTGAAGTTCTCCATTCATAAACAGAAATACTAACTGGACCAACCCCTTTGCTaggtttaaatatttgttttattttaccaaaaCAGACAAGAGATGGGACATTTTTTGTCACAtagttattttccttcttttatcaaGTATATTTCTATATAACTTGCAGTTTTCTGAGAGAATCTCCAGGTCTGGTCCAGTTTCTAAGGACCCCTCTTCAATCCTGGTAACATGGCATTGTTCACAAACTACTATTTGATAATATCACCATTTGATTTTGTCATGATTACTTTTTACTTTGTGTTATTCTGAGTGTTGTTGAAATTCTATCTCAGGAATAGCCCCAGACATTCCTGTGTGTCCACAGAATGACATTCAAGTCAATTCCTGGTGGCCTAGGAGAGGAAGTGAGCTTTCTCCCTACCATGACTCCAGATAGGTCATGATATGTCAGTTTGATCTCTgtctaaaacagaaaaatgtaagtAGAAATTtccaggaatttctttttttttattttttattttttaaataatgaatttatttattggtgttcaatttgccaacacacagaataacacccagtgctcatcccgtcaagtgcccccctaagtgcccgtcacccattcacccccaccccccgccctcctccctttccacctgaaaatatttgtaaataaaaaaaataatgatggggCCAGCAGCGAGGGGGACATCTAATTTTTAAGTGGCAGAGATTGTCCTACATAAAATACTGTgtgcaaaaatattaaattgtctTTCTAAATTCTTGATGAATTGTGCTAAGAATCATCTGTGCTTGTATGCCCTTTGAAACCTCAATAGAAGACACATGGAATAATCTGCCATGGAAATAAAGAAAGCCGGTTCAAGATTTGTGTTTCACATATACTTTTCTCCAAATTCTAAAATTCGATCACTGGACTGAAAATAAAACTCAGCCCCAAAGCCAACACCTACTAAGTAGGGAAAACTAGTGACATTACTACTTATATCAAAACCAAGGTGGGATTCcttggtggtgcagcggtttagcgcctgcctttggcccagggcgcgatcctggagacctgggatcgaatcccatgtcgggctcccggtgcatggagactgcttctgcctctgcctgtgtctctgcctctctctcatctctctctgtgtgactatcataaataaataaataaaaataaattttaaaaaaaaaacaaggaaaagataaTCGCTATTATTCtccttatttaatttattgtACTAGAGGTATAAGCCAACACAAttagacaaggagagagagagagagagagagagagagaaattaaaaattgtaaaagaggAGGCAAAACTATCATTATTCTAGAGACCACAAGTATTCACCCAGGAGACTCAACTAAAAACTAAGATTGCAGTGCAGAAAGTATATAGAAATCAGCTTTACTCATGATACAACAACCATTTAGAAGATGCATAGGAGTAAAAGATCCAATTTATGATAGgacaaaaagaatacaaaataattacatgtaatctatttaataaatgtgtaaGGCATCTATGACTATACCTGCAAACACTTCTGTAGATTGCAAAATAACACCTAAACATATGGAAAAGCCTATCTTGTTCtcgggaagaaaaaaatacataaagacatcatgttttcaaataaatttataagttaaatcccatcctagaagaaaaaaatacatttttattcagaACTAGTAAGGGTGATTCTAAATTTAATTTGGAAAGTAAACAAAGAAGAACCAAGAAAATGCTTTGTCCagttggaaaatgaaattaaataatttgcagAGAAAAAACTCCTATTTAAACTCTCAactacatgggatccctgggtggctcagtggtttagcgcctgcctttggcccagggcatgatcctggagtcccgggatcaagtcccatattaggctcccagCGTGGaatctgctgcttctccctctgcctgtgtctctgcctctctctctctctctctctctctctctctctctctctctctctctccctttctgtgtgtgtgtgtgtgtgtgtctcatgaacaaataaataaaatctttaaataaataaactctcaaCTACATGCAACACGAAGAGACAGTCCACTGGAACAGAGTAGAAAGTTCTGAATTAATCCTTAGTTCCTAATGGGATTTTAGACTATGATAAAGACAGCATCTcatacaaaaggaagaaaaagaacatttaataaattagaacatttttttcaaagggaaACAAAGTTGCACCCACAAGGGATAGAATAACTTCATCTATATGTAATACAGATGTATCAATGCACAGATATAAAAAAGTGAAACCAcaaaaacactaagaaaaatgtaaacattattttataatcttaaaactTTCCAAAGTAGTATAAAAccttgaa is drawn from Vulpes lagopus strain Blue_001 chromosome 8, ASM1834538v1, whole genome shotgun sequence and contains these coding sequences:
- the SLC19A3 gene encoding thiamine transporter 2, with translation MDCFKTLSSHSWIYPTVILCLFGFFSMMRPSEPFLIPYLSGPDKNLTSSEITNEILPIWTYSYLVLLLPVFILTDYVRYKPVIILQGISFIITWLLLLFGQGVKTMQVVEFFYGMVTATEVAYYAYIYSVVSPEHYQKVSGYCRSITLVAYTVASVLAQLLVSLANISYFYLNVISLASVCVAFLFSLFLPMPKKSMFFHAKPNKEVQKPSNKNTESDEPSKVTTQDGEEIPTSEIPTISGNLDGAPVISPMPKNLILSVFVQWFQDLKECYSSKHLFYWSLWWAFSTAGFNQILNYVQILWDYKAPSHSSFIYNGAVEAIATFGGAVTAFAVGYVKVNWDLLGELALAIFSIINAGSLFLMHYTTDIWACYAGYLIFKSSYMLLITIAVFQIAVNLSVERYALVFGMNTFMALVIQTIMTVIVVDQKGLNLPINIQFLVYGSYFAVIAGIFLMRSMYIIYSTKCQKQAQRPATSQNPDEPHPEGLRNVITGTKL